A region of the Artemia franciscana chromosome 19, ASM3288406v1, whole genome shotgun sequence genome:
tatcagcctcaagcctgtttccttgctgttcttttgattcctcggcacgttttctgttctttctttctctatcagcctcaagcctgtttccttgctgttcttttgattcctcggcacgctttcttttctgactttctctatcagcagcaggttttttggcatagactctttgagcatcttcatcggcttttgccattgtaagttcatcagtcattttaaacttaaacattaatagatttatacgtgaacatatatgtcttaaatatctttaatgacgtcaccgtcatagcaaaaatgacgacagctaacttcatgattaaatatctttaatgacgtcaccgtcatagcaaaaatgacgacaactaacttcatgacgtcagtcgacacagaaacatgacgtcacctgacagacagacaacttatttttataaatatagatagatagaagatttaCAATCCTAAAGATGTACTACATTGCGCTATCACAGTCCCTttcttttctctgcctttaattTAAGATTCtaaaagcttttcaaattttaaactcatgATTTTACAGCGTCCTATGTGCACCCTATGTGCACATTCGTCATATACCGTACACAAGAAGAGGCCTTTGATTCTATTTTAGCTGGATCATGGTTGCACAGGGAGCAGCAACCTAGTAAAAGCGGAGCTAggacaaaaacatttttaagaaaaaactgataagtgacaaaaaattaccacttctagctgattcaggaaCTGTAACTATTATCTTGATTAGACTTAATGGTAAAGTTAACCTACGTAAAATTAATCCGAAGCCTAATTAAGAGTAAATAGTTTGTCCATTGAAATGTTCTTTTTAGGAATCTACCCTGCCCCGACCTAAACGATGATTCACCCCCTCCTTTCATTGTAGCTGATACGCAATTATAGATCACCAAAAGTAGCCCAATTTCATTACgaataaagcgaatcaacttggttgaatccagtactACCACCATTAGCTTCCCAGAATTTTAAATCCTCTTTGGGATAAAGTCTTAGTTTTGTGCCCTAAAATGGCGGAAAACAAGTCTCTCCCCTGACCCAATCTGAATGGTCATTCTAAAcaaagctttaaatttacgtttgaatgagctccttctaaattatcttggaccttcggtttgatacaatcacccttgggaaaaaaaaacaaacaaaacaaataaacattcatCGACGATgtctcttctgaaaaaaaagcgaaattccacatttggaGTTTTTTCCAAATGCGAAtttccaaagtgaaatttttttccaaagcaaAATTGTTAtggtaggattctctgatatgatgTATCAAATAAAGGAATTTTTAATAAGATTACTCGCTGTTTTGGGGGTGTTCCCCTTTATTCAAGAATCAGGCAacttttctcatatttttggttttgggtgggtaagaataaaatgaaagaaatttatatatttagaatcagcataaaaaaacaataatgtcGGTGTTGCAATTGTCATGAGAATTCTATTCATAGTTTTGGTGAGTATTGGTccaagtcactttttacttccatttttttcatcacaaactatttgataagattctgttatgacgattttttttttaatctgttcaTTTTGTTTAGTTAAATAggacaacaaaaacaaagatgGTTAACTTGACAGCTTGGTAggtagtttaaattttgtttttctttcgctattctatttcttattttctgaATATTTAAGAGATTtaagttcggggggggggggggaattgtcCTGTTTTGAAAGAGCCAGATTTTACATGGCCGTTATAAAATTGAAACGTAATAAACAGCCAGGAGGGTTTTTAAGTATCTCTACTTcttctgtaaactattctaaggcGTAGAAAATTGCAAGTTTACATCTGTTATAATCTCGGAAgaaataaatctttctgtaattttgtaatccttgtcgtttaaaatttactgtattttatttCATGTTGCACGCAATTTAATTGCTctatttatttgagtttttcctaagagtatttaaaaataaacttatttctacgaaaaaaattcctgaaataTATCACTGTTTGTGATCACCCAATCATCACTGTTTGAGCTATTTAAGTCCATCACTTGTAATCACCAGTACAGTACAGTTTCTAGAAGGttcatattttataaaaatttacatttgtcaataatagcaaaaaaatttgatttttggcaAAATTGTATCTAACTCGGATATTTCTTCATAATAAAGCTGTGAAGTTACAAGTCTTTAGtgactatttttaagagtttgaGTCAATTTGttataatagaaaatattgCTCTGCTTTATatcaaaaatgaatagaaaaagaaatgatAGAGCACATTCGTCGTCATTTCGATCAATGGGTAGTAGAATTAGGAAGTGGGTGAAGTCAGTCACATCATTTGGAGCAACTCAGGGCAATGATCCAAGgcgaaatgaaaatgaaagagGAAAAGCAACTAAGAAAAATACGGAAGATTATTATACTATTCTAAAGTTAAATAGAAATGCATCACAAGCTGATATAAGAAAAGCCTACCGTCGTCTGGCTTTAAGATGGCATCCTGATAAAAATCCAGATAATCAGGAAGAAGCTGCAATCCGTTTTAAAGACATTTCAGAAGCTTATGAAGTTCTGATTAATGAAGAAAAACGTCGAGTGTATGATCAGTACAGTAAAGACGGACTTGCTTGCAGTGCTAACCGTGGATCAAGTTCATGGGCTCAGCAAGATGGTCTGTTTGACTTATTATTCCGAAACCCTGATGAtgtgtttaaagaattttttggaTGTGACATTTCTGAGATGTCTCGATGCATGTTTGAACCATCAGATACCCTTCAGTTTCCTTCAGTTTTCAACCCTTATGTTAGTGGAAGAGAAGGATATTCTCAATTTTTGATATCGGATAGTAGGATACTATCCGATACTGATACTAGGATAGTTGGAAACAAGAAGACTGTCACCAAAAAGGTTGTTAAAAATGGTGTTGAAACCATCACTGTTACTGAAAATGGTGTCTTGAAATTAAAAACCGTGAATGGTGTCTCTCAAGCACTAGAGTTTTAGGGGGAAATTTTCATGACAACGGGAgaattttcatctttattttacgTTTATTCGACGTTTCCTCCTTACTTCTTGATGACTAAATACCAAGGAAAAACGTCCCTGTACTTAAGCTTCCTAATTCAGATCTCCAGTTTGCACATGACATCActtttctctttatttcttGTCCAATGAAGAACAGTTTATTTTGTATCCAAGACTCCTAAAGCAGTGGTCTTTATTTTCAGGATAAattgtagcttttttattttttttctcttattgctccatcttaagggcgttccgccctcttttttgtagatgggttataaataaattgattgattgattagcTGCATTAGCAGTAGTTGCAGCATTAGCTACAAATAGGAGCGtatttttctggtgccctcattTGGATTCcgttcattgttcttttttactcttttttaagtATACTTGTTAATTTGATCAATTGATCGTAGGTGATTTACCCAATGAACAACCAAAATCAAAGCTTTCCTATGAATgcaaagagcaaagttgaaacttaaaacaaacaacaattaTTTATCTTCAGCCGGTTCAGAATACATctgcaaaattggcataaaatATTTGGTTGCCGCAAATATTTTCTACGAACAGGGGACTTTCCCCTATTTCACGAAAACCTATTGAAAATAAGAGTGGTATCTTTTAAGATGTTTCATAAACGTAGTCAAGATTCttatttaaacttctgtacaacacacacaataaaaaaaaggatcaagCCGGAGACACAAGGTCGATTGACAAAGACCCGGTATAAAAATATAGCATacctatttgacaaaaaaaaattgcataaaataaatataagtaaatcCATTAATCACCACTAGACGGGAACCCACCCACAAAACAACCAACACTCGGCAAATATGAatccgaaaaacaaaacaaaaacagtgtgCAAGCGAGGGTAACCGATGACCGGCAACTTatttggaaagaaaaagaaaaatgagccaACCATATCAACATCAAACAAACAACTATTTACtctaagattattttttttatcactgattCATGAGTTTATTTATAAGGATATAATGAagttgcttttttatatttgggaGAGATTTACTGTAGTCAATATATGGTAGATAAAGATACCATGAACCCATGATCAAAAAATATGGCGAGAATTGTGATCTCTCAGTGGTTAATATCAGGTGCTGCATTTTCCATTTATTACGGGTTTCATAAACCTGATCAGGTTGctcaaggaaaaaatttctcgtACGAAAGTACGAAGGCAGTGAGCGCtcatattttaccttaaataaaacctactttacttaaaaatattttaccttaaataaaaaagaatgaagagtgaataattctgaaactggcaatatattagtttttcagttttagatttttttttggatagggAGAAGGCGACGGTAATTATCTTTGCAAAATTAGAAGAGCCCGGTTTTGAAGAGTCTGTATCGGTTTTATGATACTAGCAGTTGGAGCCCtaccgcgcgcgtaagtcgttatgcgccattgtagttgtgtccctgtgtcccacctgtgaatataaatatatatatatataaaaacatatatatatatatatatgtttttaactacgtaaaacttgcgaatatacaacattctttgctgtcccattgtctgtccatataaatagattgtaaggtttaccaactcttgaacatgcaacatataattgtccatgggaaaacaatccgtattcagatctataccgcatttttctaacgattgcccttgagctttgttgatggtgattgctaatcgaacattcccagtgtccccgtcgtcatttatatatccccctgtgcccccggcatccccgttgtagttgtgtcctgttcgtcatttatattccttgtgtcccggtcgtcatttatattccctctgtcccggtgtcctggtcgtcattcgtgtcccggtctgtaatttctctttgagtgtcccggtcgtcattgatattccctgtgtcccggtctgtagcgtcatcttataatgacgtcatatacaaagccttatatacttataatgacgtcaaatgcaaacccacaaacaaacaaacatgcatatatacaacttatttttatatatacagatacagtttttttttcttttttgttttttaaatgacttAACAGGGGAAAAATACTGAAGCCTCCTAATTACACCAACTCCTTGGGCAACTTTAACGCGTGATCTATTACACTGTTCTTtataagatagattttcatcaataatTATCCCACGATACCGGAGTGAAGTTACCCTTTGAATTCGAATATCTGTAGCCTGATCACTTATAGTTGAAATTCCTTTTGCTTTGTGTCCAAGTCTACTATAAATGATGAATTTCGTTTTGTCGGCATTCAATGACAAAAGATTAGCTTTTAGCCATACAATGGGATTTATACGATTGCAGCTTCTCTTTGACATCCTCTTCCGACTGCCCTGCAAGTGTTGATCCGGCATCATTGGCGAAAAGGACATCCGGACTGTTGGTTTCTGTTGCTGATGGAAGGACATTTATGTATATTAGGAAGAGCAGTGGTTCCAGAATTGAACACTGAGGAACACCAATATTGGGCAATAAGCATGGATCCGAAACTGTTTTATTGATAGTTATTACTTGGGATCGACCTGTAAGGTAAGATGCGATAAAATCGTACGCTTGTCCTCGTATCCCGCCATGGCTTAATTTAAACTACAATATTTCGTGACAAATCTTGTCtaatgccttctcaagatccaaaaaaatacttgccggaatcatttttttattaagacAATCGTGAATAAATTGGACCATTGTTAGCATAGCGTCCTGCGTACTATGTACTTTTCTAGACCCAtactgattttttgaaaaataatcattcgAAGTAAGGAAATTATACACTCGATTATAAAAACATCGCTCCATTAATTTAGAAAACGAGAAAGAATAGATAGATATTGGTCTGTAATTCGTGCAATTACTCCGGTCGGAGCTTTTATACAGTGGTATCACCTTTGCTTTCTTAAATGAATCCGGAAAAGTTCCCGATCTAAATGACAGATTTATTAAATGACACATTACTTTATTAATACTCGGTAAAATAGCTTTCACAATGTTCGTAGACGATTCATCAGTCCCCGGGGAATTCCCATTctttaaaagcttaaaaatattgGCAAGCTCTTCCTCTGTTACCGGTGttaaaaacattgattttacaGATGGCTTTACGCGGTATGTACGATAATCACATTGATCATGGAGCAGGTTATGTTGGAACTTGTTGGCTACCGATTGTCCAATTGACGCGATtgtatggaactaaatcaaaacacactatgtccCCACAGGCTGTCAAGcggacgcatcagaaatgctttAGGAATGTTTGATGGTATGTATttagctgaaactttcagcgtgtttgaaggggatgttgaagaaaccaaaggtgctatgcaaCACTGCTCAGGGATAAATTTCTCTTTGGGGGTAATCTTTCTAATTCACATGATGATCTGCCTAAAAGTCAATTGAACAAAATCGGCTGTATGAAGaactattttttgaataaaacagcttttttttgatttttgaaaaaaaaaaccagaacagaatctgtttaatttttttgtttcttaaaataaagaagGTAAATATACCTATTGTCCTCTACTGGCAAAAGTGGCGAACAAGTAAAACCATAAATAGCCATGTTTTATTATCCTGTGACCAATAAGAACATCAAAATACAAGATCTATTTGCATGGGACTGTtggctataaataaataacagttatatatataaacagaCACCAATACACTTAGAACTTGGAAGACACAGTAAGCCACAAGTAAAAACATCTATTAGGTTATTCAAGACAATGTTAACAAAACCAGCTAGATCGGCTTCTGCTTAATTTATTGCATAAGGATAAGCTTAAgtgatttcttttatttgaacagcgtaaaaaaaaaaaaaaaaaatctaatttacaTTCTGGAGAAATTGATTTACTACCGTACTAAATACAGTAAGAATTTATTTCCGTATTTAAATATAATCCATGAAGTACGAAGATAGCATTGCAAAGCTCGTGCACCTGATTTGGAAACTTACACCCTCTACACATGCAATGTCACAATCTAAATTTTAACAACCCCAAAGAAGTTATTGAGAATATGTCACCTACAAGCGATCCTAACAACTGCCAATAACAGAAGGCAACTTATTAATATCTGATGTGCCTGGGAAATGGCAGTCCGCTAGTGACAGGAATATAACCTTTTATCCTGGTTCTACTGAGAAAAATGCATTGCTCCGAAAGGAAACTAGACAGCATAAGAACTGCTGAAATAAATGAGCCAATGATTTGTGAATCAGCtgatttttactaaaaataagagctaaTTCATGAACGTGCTGACAAATGTTTCATCCTTGTTGTTGGGATGCTGGGATATATGCTGTAACAAAACTGTAGAGCTTTTAAAACAGTGTTTTTGAGCATTAATGTGAaatttttgggatatttttagaGGAAAAACACCATGGTTTCAATAGCTGGCTACTAAACGAGTATGTTttcgaaaaaatgttttcaaagctTGGCTAAGAACTTAATAAACAATCTTGATTCTCAAGCTAaattttgcctgatttttaGGGAGCTTTGGTCGCAACAGAAGTGTAATAATTTAGTTTAACTTAGGACTTGCATAATTGGAATTTAGCTTAGACTTCAATATCAATAGTCGTATAGAACAACCcatgaacagaaattttaatattttctaccTGATATAGTAAGAACTAGGCAATCAGACAAACCTTATTACGAACGGAGTGGCTCGACAGATTCAAGGAAAAAGATTGGTCAACAGaaaactcgaaaactaaaaaatttcgCAGTTTGCTCCTTAAAAGACTCCCCAGTTCCTctatcttaaaagtaaaataaaaaagttttttcaattaatagcAGAAAACGCCACTTTCTCATGGCACAACATCTTCGgatacttaaaaagagcactagaacttctattttccgttcgaatgagcacTATCTGAGTTTTCTAGGATCATTAGCTTGATACAATCacctgtagaaaaaaaaagaataagaaaaaagtatcGTAACTTCACCGAtatgaaggaagaaaggaggCACTCCACAGGAGATATATTGgataaaagattaaatttgattaaataataaGCACTTAGCGTCGCACCATTCAGCaacatactatttttttttgaattcaaaGACCAAAAAAAAGCATGGGAAATGCATTGCATATTGCTTTGAATTTgttcgattaaataaaaaaaaactcagttttttcagctcaaagtaaggagaaacattaaagacttaaaacgaacaaaaattattacgtatatgaggggggggggggctgcttaatgcctcgctcttctcgctaaagtttttcggcacttttgaaaaagttacttattgttctaattaaacgatctTTGTCTTTCAGgagttatttttaaagaattgggacaaagtttaaacttttacttttagctgaaaaaacgtttttttttaattattatttagtttctgattttTGGAGCAACACCAGAAAATCTGGCGGAAAAATCCTCCTCCACttagaaatatcctctggacatttcaatcctggtgaaaatttatcccCGGACGATTACTCTTAACATGTCAACGCGTAAAATTATGTCGGTAAAGAGAGAGCAAGACACATATCCCCCGAGCAGAAAATTCGCCCTCCCCTCCCCACCTAAAAAAAGCagacatacttcccaataacaaatactatacgtaaacaataggTAAATTTTATAGCTTAGACATTTCCCCAGGGGATGTAGGGGGAAGGGGGTCATGTTACCTccatagctatctcaaaattttcatcggatgattttggggaaaaaagtcgATCGGTAGGGGACCTAGTTAACCTTCAAATTTCTTTGTTACTtagaaagagcactagaacttcttatttccgtcagaatgagccctctgcaaatgttctaggcccactgggtcgatatgatcatcccccccaaataaaaaaaagaaaatgaaccgTCATCTTTTCGTGAACAAGCCGCgatcgttagaatgagctctctgcCGATGttctaggcccactgggtcgatatgatcacccctggaaaaaaaaaaaccaacgaacaaatgaataaacagccatccatgatctttcttctggcaaaaaatacaaaattccacatttttgcagataggagcttaaaaccagtatagcagggttctctgatacactgaatctgaaggtgtgatttccattcatattctatgacttttatgggatgtTTACCCTTTTATTTTAGAAAGGGAACttatttctcaggctcgtaacctttgatgggtaagacaaaacttaatgaaagctatatattttaaatcagcataaaaatccaattcttttaatataattattggtatcaaaaatactttttttttatagtttcggttactttcggagccgggtcgctccttacagttcgttaccatgaactgtttaattgaaaaaaaaagtttcaaaagtggATTCAGCACTTTTATGTTATCTTGTTATCTTTTATGTTATGAAATTTTGTGCCGAATAGCATTGGCTGGCCCTGCCTTCAATTATCTTAGAAATGTTAGGAGAAATAAcaaatattcccagaagctaAAGCTCAGAATTTCCgcaactaggaaaacgactaCGGGCATTCGATAATAAGTGCCtaagatctattttgaatatacattggggggagagaataagaaatgatgaaatttatatcaTGACAAATCATACCCCCATCCTTGATGCCACTAGAAAGTgacgatggatgtattgggggctcatggtgcgaatgggtgatggagggctacctcatgacatatggtgttggaCACCCCCTCGCCTCCGCAAGTGAGAGAGACCCAGACTGACCATTGGCAGGATGTCAGAGAAGGAGGTGAAGCTGGCAAAGTCTTCGATGAAGGAGTTTTGGTCGAGggctcaggacaggtcgtcgtggagaaccactgttgctgccttatgcgctctcaggcgtgggaggacctaagtctaagtaagtaTGATGTTATGCTacgaataaacaaaatttatcttCATGTTATTTAGCGTAGCGTAAACAACTATTTACCAGATAGCATTTTTATCGGGTGTTCT
Encoded here:
- the LOC136039483 gene encoding dnaJ homolog subfamily B member 6-B-like yields the protein MNRKRNDRAHSSSFRSMGSRIRKWVKSVTSFGATQGNDPRRNENERGKATKKNTEDYYTILKLNRNASQADIRKAYRRLALRWHPDKNPDNQEEAAIRFKDISEAYEVLINEEKRRVYDQYSKDGLACSANRGSSSWAQQDGLFDLLFRNPDDVFKEFFGCDISEMSRCMFEPSDTLQFPSVFNPYVSGREGYSQFLISDSRILSDTDTRIVGNKKTVTKKVVKNGVETITVTENGVLKLKTVNGVSQALEF